Proteins co-encoded in one Dyella japonica A8 genomic window:
- a CDS encoding lipopolysaccharide biosynthesis protein, with the protein MVNIRTILAFAMGPVASAAIGLMTVPAIAWIFSPNDVGRLNMVQVSVSFGVLLFNLGLDRAYVREYHESSDRGALLKACFAPGLALMLTVVLISIPFDERIAEWLFGVGHVAYYWVLVACVVVSFVSRFLSLILRMQDRGIAFSLSQILPKIILLVVMGVFFLPIFKRSFGELEVAYLLSLLSVLFIYSWNTWRDWSPALKATVSRQQVNHLLGYGVPLIFAGVAYWGLDATSSLALRSLSTLPELAIYSVSMSFAGVGVVFQTIFTVLWAPMVYKWVANGVDMRRVDDIAHQALAVVCAIWVLSGSLSWLTEWVLPAHYAPVKYLMLCCIGQPLLYTLSEITCVGIGITRRSMLSLWSTVAALLVNVAGSILLVPSYGAAGATAANAVAFLAFFVARTEASAHVWRPFPRARLYVFVTAAVGLSIATLAFGPGYPLQVLLVWVALLPVVAWCFRAEWLGMYRSLRAAIRSEFFSVEPGSGPGTVS; encoded by the coding sequence ATGGTGAATATCAGGACCATCCTTGCATTCGCCATGGGGCCGGTGGCCAGTGCGGCCATAGGACTGATGACGGTGCCGGCGATTGCCTGGATTTTTTCGCCGAACGATGTGGGTCGACTGAACATGGTTCAGGTGTCGGTGTCGTTTGGCGTACTACTATTCAATCTTGGTCTTGATCGCGCCTACGTGCGCGAATATCACGAATCAAGCGATCGCGGCGCCCTGCTCAAGGCATGTTTTGCGCCCGGTCTAGCGCTGATGCTGACCGTCGTGCTGATCAGCATTCCGTTTGACGAACGCATTGCCGAGTGGCTGTTTGGCGTTGGCCACGTGGCGTACTACTGGGTACTCGTCGCTTGCGTTGTCGTGAGCTTCGTATCGCGGTTTCTGTCGCTTATTTTGCGAATGCAAGATCGTGGCATTGCCTTCTCCCTGAGCCAGATCTTGCCGAAGATCATTCTTCTCGTGGTGATGGGCGTGTTCTTTTTGCCGATATTCAAGAGATCATTCGGTGAGCTTGAGGTAGCGTATCTTCTGTCGCTGCTCTCGGTGTTGTTCATCTACAGCTGGAACACCTGGCGGGACTGGTCGCCCGCGCTGAAGGCCACCGTTTCGCGACAGCAGGTGAATCATCTGCTTGGCTATGGGGTTCCGTTGATCTTTGCCGGCGTGGCCTATTGGGGGCTGGATGCCACCAGTTCGCTCGCGCTCAGAAGCCTTTCCACGCTTCCCGAATTGGCCATCTATTCGGTGTCCATGAGTTTTGCCGGCGTCGGCGTTGTCTTTCAGACGATCTTCACTGTGCTGTGGGCACCCATGGTCTACAAATGGGTGGCCAATGGCGTGGACATGCGTCGCGTCGATGACATAGCGCATCAGGCGCTGGCCGTCGTCTGTGCCATCTGGGTACTGAGCGGCAGCCTCTCCTGGCTGACCGAGTGGGTGCTTCCGGCCCACTACGCACCCGTGAAATACCTCATGCTCTGCTGCATCGGACAGCCGTTGCTGTACACGCTGTCGGAGATCACTTGCGTCGGTATCGGCATCACGCGTCGATCCATGCTCTCGCTGTGGTCGACCGTCGCGGCCCTGCTGGTGAACGTGGCCGGCAGCATCCTGCTGGTGCCTTCATACGGCGCGGCCGGTGCGACGGCGGCAAACGCGGTGGCGTTCCTGGCCTTCTTCGTCGCCCGTACCGAAGCGTCGGCGCATGTGTGGCGGCCTTTTCCGCGCGCACGACTTTACGTGTTTGTCACGGCGGCGGTGGGTCTGTCCATCGCAACGCTGGCCTTCGGGCCGGGCTACCCGCTGCAGGTGCTCCTGGTGTGGGTGGCATTGCTGCCCGTGGTGGCCTGGTGCTTCCGCGCCGAATGGCTGGGGATGTACCGGTCGCTGCGTGCGGCGATCAGGTCGGAGTTCTTTTCCGTCGAGCCCGGTAGTGGGCCCGGGACGGTTTCATGA
- a CDS encoding glycosyltransferase — MSKINLFVFAAHHLSNNIAAQRFKGLLKYLDPAKYRVFVFARGTEKAVPGPRDVEDGGVGVYALPGHCVGSESSSLTAMPILAAAFFRTLPFLVARSRLSTGQWLVSALSEADRLCREKLVAGERCIAIGTYSPVDSLIAAASLSNRRGVPCIQDFRDGLVFESLGRPGWLPGLVRGVIERRVVGTRGLITSVSGPLVDDFKRRYPDKPVAILPNGYDPADFIALDHDAERGKQAEAMLAAAAPKGGQLVGHFGRIGASDGSASKSLEYFVDAMNADEHGASSGRVVIFVGELTAFEREVLERARFPVVALGSVDRSLALHLMKRCDRLLLLTGSRASCATGKLFEYLAVGVDVVCVSGIRNAATAILAETKAGQAVLTSQGTQGALQLRRALAAPTVVDRRDIGAYSKIEQARVLDQWLSKAVLA; from the coding sequence GTGAGCAAGATCAATTTGTTTGTCTTTGCCGCGCACCATCTGTCCAACAACATCGCGGCACAGCGCTTCAAGGGATTGTTGAAGTACCTCGATCCGGCGAAGTACCGGGTGTTCGTCTTCGCACGCGGCACGGAGAAAGCGGTACCCGGCCCGCGGGATGTCGAGGACGGCGGCGTGGGCGTCTACGCGCTTCCAGGGCATTGCGTGGGCAGTGAATCTTCCTCGCTGACGGCCATGCCCATTCTGGCCGCTGCGTTTTTCCGCACGCTGCCGTTCCTGGTTGCACGCAGCCGGTTATCCACGGGGCAGTGGCTGGTGTCGGCGCTTTCCGAGGCGGATCGTTTGTGCCGCGAGAAGCTGGTCGCCGGTGAACGATGCATCGCTATCGGCACCTATTCGCCGGTTGATTCGCTGATCGCAGCGGCCAGCCTGTCCAACAGGCGCGGGGTGCCTTGTATCCAGGACTTCAGGGATGGCCTGGTCTTCGAATCCCTGGGGCGGCCCGGTTGGTTGCCGGGCCTGGTGCGGGGCGTCATCGAGCGGCGCGTCGTGGGTACGCGCGGGTTGATCACCTCGGTGAGCGGACCCTTGGTAGACGACTTCAAGCGTCGCTACCCGGACAAGCCCGTGGCGATTCTCCCCAATGGCTACGATCCGGCGGACTTCATCGCGCTCGATCACGATGCGGAACGAGGCAAGCAGGCAGAGGCGATGCTGGCGGCGGCTGCCCCGAAAGGGGGGCAGCTGGTCGGCCACTTCGGTCGTATCGGGGCCAGCGATGGCTCGGCATCGAAAAGCCTCGAGTACTTCGTCGATGCCATGAATGCGGACGAACACGGGGCATCGTCAGGAAGGGTGGTGATCTTCGTCGGGGAACTGACCGCCTTCGAACGCGAGGTGCTCGAGCGCGCCCGTTTTCCGGTCGTCGCCCTGGGTTCGGTCGACCGGAGCCTGGCGCTGCATCTGATGAAGCGCTGCGATCGGCTGTTGCTGCTTACGGGTTCCCGCGCCAGCTGCGCCACCGGAAAGTTGTTCGAGTATCTTGCGGTGGGCGTGGACGTCGTTTGCGTCTCCGGGATACGCAATGCCGCCACGGCCATCCTTGCCGAAACGAAGGCCGGGCAGGCCGTGCTCACCAGCCAGGGCACGCAGGGCGCCCTGCAGCTGCGCCGGGCCCTGGCGGCACCCACGGTGGTCGACCGGCGCGATATCGGCGCCTACAGCAAGATCGAGCAGGCACGGGTGCTTGACCAGTGGCTGTCCAAGGCGGTGCTGGCATGA
- a CDS encoding glycosyltransferase family 4 protein yields the protein MRRLKVLLFSKYSRRGPSSRLRSLQYLPLLQEHGIDVRTHELFPDAYLDLLYHGKATSARYRGLWYGGKRLLQLLREADFDLIWLEGELFPYLPMWIESALLRSRRPYVVDYDDALFHRYDMSSSALVRRLLGRKIDQVMRGAVCVVVGNGYLAERASSAGARRIEIIPTVVDDDRYDVATHDGAGKPVIGWIGSPATESYVLDYRELLEKVCERNQARLRLVGAQKAVAGQFEVTQPEVVEWSEDTEAGAIAGMDIGIMPLRDSPWERGKCGYKIVQYMACGLPVVASAVGANVDIVRHGENGFLASNDAEWRDYLQRLIADPPLRHHMGSAGRRSVEEHYSIRQQAPRLAALLRSAGGS from the coding sequence ATGAGGCGACTAAAGGTGCTGCTGTTTTCAAAGTATTCGCGGCGCGGCCCGAGCTCCAGGCTGCGCAGCCTGCAGTACCTGCCTCTCCTGCAGGAGCATGGCATCGACGTTCGGACGCACGAGCTGTTTCCGGATGCGTACCTCGACTTGCTTTACCACGGCAAGGCGACATCCGCGCGATACCGGGGATTGTGGTACGGCGGAAAGCGGCTGCTGCAGCTGCTTCGGGAAGCGGATTTCGACCTGATCTGGCTCGAGGGTGAACTGTTTCCCTATCTTCCGATGTGGATCGAATCGGCATTGCTTCGATCAAGGCGGCCCTACGTGGTGGACTACGACGATGCGCTCTTCCATCGCTACGACATGTCGTCGAGCGCGCTGGTGAGGCGCCTGCTCGGGCGCAAGATCGACCAGGTGATGCGTGGGGCCGTTTGCGTGGTGGTCGGCAACGGGTATCTGGCGGAGCGCGCGTCGAGCGCGGGTGCCCGCCGCATCGAAATCATTCCCACGGTGGTCGACGACGACCGGTATGACGTCGCGACGCACGACGGTGCCGGGAAACCCGTGATCGGCTGGATCGGGTCACCCGCCACGGAGAGTTACGTGCTCGATTACCGCGAGCTGCTGGAAAAGGTCTGCGAACGCAACCAGGCCCGCCTCCGGCTGGTCGGAGCGCAGAAAGCCGTGGCCGGCCAGTTCGAGGTCACGCAGCCCGAGGTGGTCGAGTGGTCTGAGGATACCGAGGCCGGCGCCATCGCCGGGATGGATATCGGCATCATGCCGCTGCGCGACAGCCCGTGGGAGCGGGGCAAGTGTGGCTACAAGATCGTGCAGTACATGGCGTGCGGTTTGCCGGTGGTGGCGTCGGCGGTGGGCGCGAACGTCGACATCGTGCGACACGGTGAAAATGGTTTTCTCGCCTCGAACGACGCGGAGTGGCGGGATTACCTGCAACGACTGATCGCCGATCCGCCCTTGCGGCATCACATGGGGAGCGCGGGCCGCCGGAGCGTTGAGGAGCACTACAGCATCAGGCAGCAGGCGCCCCGGCTGGCCGCCTTGCTTCGCAGCGCAGGGGGCAGCTGA
- the asnB gene encoding asparagine synthase (glutamine-hydrolyzing), producing the protein MCGITGFWRMGGDGGDGLRGQAEAMSARLRHRGPDDCGVWCDERAGLALAQQRLSVLDLSAAGHQPMHSACGRYVVVFNGEIYNHVDLRHRLAGEGEAVAWRGHSDTETLLACLVAWGVEETLRSCVGMFAFALWDRQRRELTLARDRMGEKPLYYGWQGDTLLFGSELKALRAHPAFNAAIDRNALALFLRHDCVPAPHTIYNGIYKLRPGYLLRIGPKDRRDTQQWSYWRYNDAVASGYASPFDGTDTEAADALEKQLGDSISTQLLSDVPLGAFLSGGIDSSTVVALMQARSHRAVKTFTIGFAESGYDEAMHARAVADHLGTDHTELYVRPDDALSVIPSLPSIFCEPFADSSQIPTFLISQLARRTVTVALSGDGGDELFGGYNRYLAARTTWGRVQRLPLSSRRALAGVLRAVTPEAWDHMMERAKPLLPRRWHLAMAGDKAHKLSEVLTLSSGQAYLLSLASCWKNPEGVVAGASEPITVLTDPTSWPRTDDLAQWMMAMDAQSYLPDDILVKVDRSAMANSLETRVPMLDHRVVEFALRMPLHLKIRDGQGKWILRQVLHRYVPRELIERPKMGFALPMDHWLRGPLREWAEALLDERRLRDEGYFDPVPIRKTWEEHLSGRRNWQRQLWTVLMFQGWLEENQGAS; encoded by the coding sequence ATGTGCGGCATCACGGGCTTCTGGCGCATGGGGGGTGACGGTGGCGATGGCCTCCGGGGGCAGGCCGAGGCGATGTCGGCCCGGCTGCGGCATCGGGGGCCCGACGACTGCGGCGTCTGGTGTGATGAACGGGCGGGCCTCGCACTGGCCCAGCAGCGGCTTTCCGTACTGGATCTGTCGGCGGCAGGCCACCAGCCCATGCACTCGGCGTGCGGGCGCTACGTCGTCGTGTTCAATGGCGAGATCTACAACCACGTCGACCTGCGCCATCGTCTCGCCGGGGAGGGCGAGGCGGTGGCGTGGCGTGGCCATTCGGACACCGAAACCCTGCTGGCCTGCCTCGTGGCCTGGGGTGTCGAGGAGACCTTGCGGTCGTGCGTGGGCATGTTTGCCTTCGCACTCTGGGATCGCCAGCGCCGTGAGCTCACCCTGGCGCGCGATCGCATGGGCGAGAAGCCGCTGTACTACGGCTGGCAGGGTGACACCTTGCTGTTCGGTTCGGAGCTCAAGGCATTGCGCGCCCATCCTGCGTTCAATGCCGCCATCGACCGGAATGCGCTCGCCTTGTTCCTTCGCCACGATTGCGTGCCGGCACCCCACACGATCTACAACGGTATCTACAAGTTGCGCCCGGGGTATCTCCTGCGCATTGGCCCGAAGGATCGGCGCGATACACAGCAGTGGTCCTACTGGCGATACAACGACGCGGTCGCCTCCGGCTACGCCAGCCCGTTCGACGGCACGGACACCGAAGCTGCCGATGCGCTCGAAAAGCAGCTTGGCGACAGCATAAGCACGCAGCTGCTCTCCGACGTGCCGCTTGGCGCCTTTCTCAGTGGTGGCATCGACAGCAGCACCGTGGTGGCCCTGATGCAGGCGCGCAGCCATCGTGCGGTAAAGACCTTCACCATCGGTTTCGCGGAAAGCGGCTATGACGAGGCCATGCACGCGCGCGCGGTGGCCGACCATCTTGGCACGGACCATACCGAGCTCTACGTTCGCCCCGACGATGCGTTGTCGGTGATTCCAAGTCTGCCGTCGATCTTCTGCGAACCTTTCGCGGACAGCTCACAGATACCTACCTTTTTGATCAGCCAGCTGGCGCGTCGAACCGTGACGGTGGCGCTCAGTGGCGATGGTGGCGACGAGCTGTTCGGCGGCTACAACCGTTATCTTGCTGCGCGCACGACCTGGGGAAGGGTGCAGCGGCTGCCACTGTCCTCGCGGCGCGCCCTGGCGGGCGTGCTGCGCGCCGTGACGCCCGAGGCGTGGGACCACATGATGGAGCGGGCCAAGCCCTTGCTGCCGCGTCGTTGGCATCTCGCCATGGCGGGTGACAAGGCGCACAAGTTGTCCGAAGTACTGACCCTGTCGTCCGGTCAGGCGTATCTGCTCAGTCTGGCCAGCTGCTGGAAAAATCCCGAAGGCGTCGTTGCCGGTGCGTCCGAGCCGATTACCGTGCTGACCGACCCGACCTCCTGGCCCCGCACCGACGATCTGGCGCAATGGATGATGGCGATGGACGCGCAGAGCTATCTGCCTGACGACATCCTCGTCAAGGTGGACCGCTCCGCCATGGCCAACAGCCTCGAGACCCGCGTGCCCATGCTGGATCATCGCGTGGTGGAGTTCGCCCTGCGCATGCCCTTGCACCTGAAGATCCGCGACGGGCAGGGCAAGTGGATTCTCCGGCAGGTGTTGCATCGCTACGTGCCGAGGGAGCTGATCGAACGCCCGAAGATGGGCTTCGCCCTGCCGATGGACCATTGGTTGCGCGGTCCGCTGCGCGAATGGGCCGAAGCATTGCTCGATGAAAGGCGGTTGCGGGACGAGGGCTACTTCGATCCGGTGCCGATCCGCAAGACATGGGAAGAACACTTGAGCGGCCGGCGGAACTGGCAGCGCCAGTTGTGGACGGTCCTCATGTTCCAGGGATGGCTGGAGGAAAACCAGGGGGCATCGTGA
- a CDS encoding glycosyltransferase family 4 protein, whose protein sequence is MKAVLFANTDWYLYNFRRALALSLRRVGYDVLLISPDGPYGEKLRALGLRWEPLPMQRRSLNLLREFALLMHLFRLLRREQPDVVHGFTIKCAVYGSLAAKMAGIPARVNAVAGMGYVFTSSQLKARLLRPVVRGLLRLALGGERARLILQNSDDVKLFRRAALVDPAHIRLIRGSGVDCAKYAGATARKAGDGRTRVLLASRLLWDKGVGEYVLALRQLRAQGYSVHAMLAGTPDAGNPAAIPEETIQGWVDEGLVTWLGHVDDMVTLFGAVDIVVLPSYREGLPRSLVEAAACGLPLVTTDVPGCREVVSDGIDGLLVPVQDGKAIARAIRRLLDDPVLARRLGEAARNKARTYFDERIVIARTLGVYAELCGPGEAEKIRRYA, encoded by the coding sequence ATGAAAGCCGTACTCTTCGCCAACACCGACTGGTATCTCTACAACTTTCGCCGCGCGTTGGCGTTGTCCTTGCGCAGGGTTGGCTATGACGTCCTCCTGATCTCCCCGGACGGACCGTATGGCGAAAAGCTGCGTGCCCTTGGCCTGCGCTGGGAGCCGCTGCCCATGCAGCGACGCAGCCTCAACCTGCTGCGCGAGTTTGCGTTGCTCATGCATCTGTTTCGCCTGCTGCGGCGCGAACAGCCGGATGTGGTGCACGGGTTCACCATCAAGTGCGCCGTGTATGGATCGCTGGCCGCGAAAATGGCGGGCATTCCCGCTCGGGTCAACGCCGTGGCCGGCATGGGGTACGTGTTCACCAGCAGCCAGCTGAAGGCCCGTTTGCTGCGGCCGGTTGTCCGCGGACTGCTGCGGTTGGCGCTGGGTGGCGAGAGGGCGCGCCTCATCCTGCAGAACTCCGACGACGTCAAACTGTTCCGGCGGGCAGCACTGGTCGATCCAGCGCATATTCGCCTGATCAGGGGTTCCGGCGTGGACTGCGCGAAGTACGCCGGCGCCACCGCGCGCAAGGCCGGCGATGGCCGAACGCGCGTTCTACTGGCGAGCCGCCTGTTGTGGGACAAGGGCGTGGGCGAATACGTCCTGGCGTTGCGGCAGTTGCGTGCCCAGGGGTACTCGGTGCACGCGATGCTCGCGGGCACCCCGGACGCCGGCAATCCCGCCGCGATTCCCGAGGAAACCATACAAGGTTGGGTGGATGAAGGGCTGGTCACGTGGCTGGGTCATGTCGACGACATGGTCACCCTGTTCGGGGCCGTGGATATCGTGGTGTTGCCAAGCTACAGGGAGGGTTTGCCCAGGAGCCTGGTGGAGGCAGCCGCGTGTGGCTTGCCGCTGGTCACCACGGATGTACCCGGCTGCCGCGAGGTGGTGTCCGATGGCATCGATGGCCTGCTCGTGCCGGTGCAGGACGGCAAGGCGATTGCGCGGGCCATCCGCCGGCTTCTGGATGATCCCGTCCTCGCGCGCCGTCTGGGCGAAGCGGCGCGCAACAAAGCACGAACCTACTTCGACGAGCGCATCGTCATTGCGCGCACGCTGGGCGTCTATGCCGAGCTGTGCGGTCCGGGCGAGGCGGAAAAGATAAGGCGTTATGCCTGA
- a CDS encoding glycosyl hydrolase family 28-related protein, which translates to MSSLTRVVNVLDFIPKPEHDAIQKGRSTYDCTRNIQSAIDASSRVYIPSGIYPVTQLNLKSNFEMYGDGETSELKALDDSLPCEFMLVTYVRDGGTSNPADNMRNILLHDLMLNGRVDEFGYAQYYYLLAVNATSDLTVERMVFRGFRGDGMYVGSGTLKSTERHNQRVLVRGCTFDGVVKDNRNGLSIIDCDHLIVDSCVFKNIGNAKLSHSVGGIDFEPDHDWSVYRNILITRCKFIDISSTNTAGITFFNGHQKNDNIHDWVVSDCQFENCYWGIDTSAKPKTIDSAPDYLTVLNCRFTNSVRWDISLGGLSQAQVSGCVFERDPGSGPGGDAIRLGAIASKTSRNAIKPVITGNQFTGIRPQMGAIGVLGTTGLVCAGNVFVDIYGSCINFSQDESPDDGRKIEQVVISGNIARLSTVAMAKAVPMSFLSTSVQMRITRGDLSLDRSYEYSNDVRGGVRKVADAAVIKFLGPGAPT; encoded by the coding sequence ATGTCGTCTTTAACCAGGGTAGTGAACGTGCTGGACTTCATTCCGAAGCCCGAGCACGACGCCATTCAGAAAGGCAGGAGCACGTACGACTGCACCCGGAATATCCAGTCGGCGATCGATGCCAGTTCGCGCGTCTACATTCCTTCCGGGATCTACCCGGTCACGCAGTTGAACCTGAAGTCGAATTTCGAAATGTACGGCGACGGCGAAACCAGCGAGCTAAAGGCGCTGGATGATTCGCTGCCCTGCGAGTTCATGCTCGTTACCTACGTGCGGGACGGCGGAACAAGCAACCCGGCCGACAACATGCGGAACATCCTTCTGCATGACCTGATGCTCAATGGACGCGTCGATGAGTTCGGCTACGCCCAGTATTACTACCTCCTCGCCGTCAACGCGACGTCGGACCTGACGGTCGAGCGGATGGTGTTCCGTGGGTTTCGTGGTGACGGCATGTACGTCGGCTCTGGCACGCTGAAGTCGACCGAGCGCCACAACCAGCGCGTATTGGTCCGCGGTTGCACGTTCGACGGCGTGGTGAAGGACAACCGGAACGGGCTCTCCATCATCGACTGCGACCACCTGATCGTCGACAGCTGCGTCTTCAAGAACATCGGTAATGCCAAGCTGTCGCATTCCGTCGGCGGCATCGACTTCGAGCCCGACCACGACTGGAGCGTCTACCGCAATATCCTCATCACCCGCTGCAAGTTCATCGACATCAGCAGCACCAACACCGCCGGCATCACCTTCTTCAATGGCCACCAGAAGAACGACAACATCCACGACTGGGTCGTATCCGATTGCCAGTTCGAGAACTGCTATTGGGGTATCGACACCTCGGCGAAGCCAAAGACCATCGACAGCGCGCCCGACTACCTCACGGTACTGAATTGCCGCTTCACCAATTCGGTGCGCTGGGATATCTCGTTGGGTGGCCTGAGCCAGGCGCAGGTGAGCGGCTGCGTCTTCGAGCGGGATCCGGGCTCCGGGCCAGGCGGTGATGCCATCCGCCTGGGCGCCATTGCATCCAAGACCAGCCGCAATGCGATCAAGCCGGTCATCACGGGCAACCAGTTCACCGGTATCCGTCCGCAGATGGGCGCCATTGGCGTGCTCGGCACGACGGGGCTGGTGTGTGCGGGCAATGTCTTCGTCGACATCTATGGCTCCTGCATCAACTTCTCGCAGGACGAATCCCCCGATGACGGGCGAAAGATCGAGCAGGTCGTCATATCGGGCAACATCGCCCGACTGAGCACGGTGGCCATGGCGAAGGCCGTGCCGATGTCGTTCCTCAGCACCAGCGTGCAGATGCGAATCACGCGGGGCGACCTGTCGCTCGATCGCTCCTACGAATACAGCAATGATGTCCGCGGCGGGGTGAGGAAGGTTGCCGATGCGGCGGTGATCAAGTTTCTCGGACCCGGCGCACCGACGTGA
- a CDS encoding undecaprenyl-phosphate alpha-N-acetylglucosaminyl 1-phosphate transferase encodes MQHLREGHAVQEPRILVDCLLATCTSTIAIVVLRRYAILFGLVDHPSKRKQHVGHVPLVGGLAIFMGVTVGAACYGQFHWFEKSIISTAFLLTLIGALDDRFDLSVRGRLFVQAIAVIAVIAVSGVYIHTLGNLFGHEINLEWLGPPLTILAIIGLVNAFNMMDGIDGLAGSLELVSIAAIALYSGADNLRGSLILLILLGTASVPYLMANLGMLGNKIFLGDAGSMLIGYLLAWTLIHMSQAPQAHLSPVDVLWCVGLPVSDTLAVMCRRMSQGKSPFKPDRGHVHHILLRAGLSHRATLLSLIAIAASFACVGAALRHLTASSGLHLAAFIVIMFAYGLTATIAWFRQEAAQKKQADVIPLKSIPRPLPSTASGSLNSARSPMVAGRQ; translated from the coding sequence ATGCAACACCTGCGGGAGGGACATGCCGTGCAGGAGCCTCGCATCCTTGTTGATTGCCTGCTTGCAACGTGTACTTCGACGATCGCCATCGTGGTGTTACGGCGCTATGCCATCTTGTTCGGCCTGGTGGACCACCCTAGCAAGCGCAAGCAACATGTCGGGCATGTGCCGCTGGTAGGCGGGCTCGCCATCTTCATGGGCGTCACGGTGGGCGCCGCCTGTTACGGGCAATTCCACTGGTTCGAGAAATCCATCATCAGCACGGCATTCCTGCTCACGCTGATCGGCGCGCTGGATGATCGCTTCGACCTGAGCGTCCGCGGCCGACTGTTCGTGCAGGCCATCGCCGTCATCGCGGTCATCGCGGTATCAGGCGTTTACATACATACGCTGGGCAACCTGTTCGGCCACGAGATCAACCTCGAATGGCTGGGTCCACCCCTGACCATTCTCGCCATCATCGGCCTGGTCAATGCCTTCAACATGATGGATGGCATCGATGGCCTGGCCGGCAGCCTGGAACTGGTTTCCATCGCGGCCATCGCGCTGTACTCGGGGGCGGACAACCTGCGGGGGTCGCTCATCCTGCTGATCCTGCTCGGCACGGCCTCGGTGCCCTATCTGATGGCCAACCTCGGCATGCTTGGAAACAAGATATTCCTCGGCGACGCCGGAAGCATGCTCATCGGCTATCTGCTTGCGTGGACGCTGATCCATATGAGTCAGGCGCCGCAAGCGCATCTGTCTCCTGTCGACGTCCTGTGGTGCGTCGGCCTGCCGGTATCGGACACGCTCGCGGTAATGTGCCGCCGCATGAGCCAGGGAAAATCGCCCTTCAAGCCCGACCGCGGCCACGTTCACCATATCCTGCTACGAGCGGGCCTGAGTCATCGCGCCACGCTGCTCTCGCTTATCGCCATCGCGGCTTCGTTCGCCTGTGTCGGCGCTGCCCTGCGGCACCTTACCGCCTCGTCCGGCCTTCACCTCGCCGCCTTCATCGTCATCATGTTCGCCTACGGCCTGACGGCCACCATTGCCTGGTTCCGTCAGGAGGCGGCCCAGAAGAAGCAGGCCGACGTCATCCCGCTCAAGAGCATTCCCCGGCCCCTGCCATCCACCGCAAGCGGTTCGCTCAACAGCGCCCGCTCGCCCATGGTGGCCGGTCGGCAGTAG
- a CDS encoding polysaccharide biosynthesis/export family protein, whose translation MSSDGVVRGTPKDSSEIELVDITPQLLSASQPAKLNAAVPQELLSYKPEPYRIGPGDQLYITVWDHPELTSPAGVQQQTAANGRLVRSDGTLYYPYLGSTKVEGMTIEELRQALTSKLAKYIEKPQVDVNVVGFNSQHVLFQGAFMKTDPQTITAVPLTLGQAIGFATINADQANLSDLILSRDGHDYHIDLSSFGDLPNIPNDIYLKPGDRLFLPYNDTKEVYVVGEVVRPAPVGFRTVASLSLTQALGRAGGLNPATSDGKEVYVIRGAKNLENTPPKVFQLDARSPTAFALGDQFMVRPGDVVFVGAAGITRWNRVISQILPSASLVTSAAAANYSATH comes from the coding sequence ATGTCCAGTGATGGAGTCGTTCGCGGCACTCCCAAGGACAGCAGCGAGATCGAGTTGGTGGACATCACCCCGCAGCTGCTCTCGGCCAGCCAGCCGGCAAAGCTGAACGCGGCGGTGCCGCAGGAACTTCTCTCGTACAAACCGGAGCCTTATCGCATCGGCCCCGGTGATCAGCTCTACATCACCGTCTGGGATCATCCCGAACTGACATCGCCCGCTGGCGTGCAACAACAAACAGCGGCCAACGGACGACTGGTCCGCTCCGACGGCACGCTCTACTACCCCTACCTGGGCTCCACCAAGGTCGAGGGGATGACCATCGAAGAACTGCGCCAGGCCCTTACGTCCAAGCTCGCGAAGTACATCGAGAAGCCACAGGTCGACGTCAATGTCGTCGGCTTCAACAGCCAGCATGTGCTGTTCCAGGGGGCCTTCATGAAGACCGACCCCCAGACGATCACCGCTGTTCCGCTCACGCTTGGCCAGGCCATCGGCTTCGCAACCATCAATGCCGACCAGGCCAACCTGTCCGACCTGATACTCAGCCGCGATGGACACGACTATCACATCGACCTGTCGAGCTTCGGCGACCTGCCGAACATCCCCAACGACATCTATCTGAAACCGGGAGACCGCCTGTTCCTTCCCTATAACGACACCAAGGAAGTGTACGTGGTGGGCGAAGTGGTTCGCCCCGCGCCTGTCGGCTTCCGCACCGTCGCCAGTCTTTCACTGACTCAGGCGCTTGGCCGCGCGGGTGGCCTCAATCCCGCCACGTCCGATGGCAAGGAGGTCTACGTGATTCGCGGTGCGAAGAACCTCGAGAACACACCGCCCAAGGTGTTCCAGCTTGATGCGCGTTCGCCAACTGCGTTTGCGCTGGGCGACCAGTTCATGGTCCGACCGGGCGACGTGGTGTTCGTGGGCGCCGCAGGCATCACCCGCTGGAACCGCGTCATCAGCCAGATTCTCCCCTCTGCGAGCCTGGTGACCAGCGCAGCCGCCGCCAACTACAGCGCGACGCACTGA